From the genome of Rhododendron vialii isolate Sample 1 chromosome 10a, ASM3025357v1:
ACAGCACGTGCCCACACGACAACAACATTGGCGGATTCTCTTCACTCGCTTGCTCCCGAGACACTGGACACACAAACACCGAATGGAACTGAAACTCCGTGTCCAGATCCACTGGCACGGGCAACTGCTTCATAGACTGCCACTCCTGCTTCTTCCCCATCATCACATTCATCAGTTTCAGAAGTGTCGGCAACCCTTGGACTCCAGCAGCAACTGTCACGCTCAACGGGCTCTGGAAAGGCTGTCCAAGAATATTACAGAACTGACGGTTGACCTCCTCGATCAGATCATCCCAATGGGTTGGCAAAAGTAAGTCAGCGTAGGGGGAAATATCAAGCCTTCCAGCCCACAATAGACATGCCATTAGCTTCTGGAATTCAGCCATGTGGTCCAAAGCGAAGGGAACAAGGAAAGTTTTAGCGTAGTTGAGCGCTTCGTCTCTCCCTCTGGTCTGAAGTATTTCCACAAACTGCAAACGGTGAAGTTTCAAATCAAGGTGGGATCCGTTTTGCTTCAGTTTGTCACGGTTGGCAGCAGCCCAGGTCAGTGCCGGCTTTAGGTCCCTAGATTTCATGGCATTGAGTATCTCATACATTTCCATGAAAGGAGTTCGCATTGTGGCCGCTTCTGTTTCCTTGGCCTCGTTTACAAAGCAATCACACAGATCAAACATGCCCTCCCGATAGAAATGGTTAGCAATTATCTGGTTAATTGTGTGAGTATCAAAGTCGACACTTCTATAAGCTTTTGCTATGTCGGGGTTGAACAATTTTTCAAGGATCTTTGGATACTTGCTCAGGGCTATATTGAGTTCTTTCTGCGTGCCTTCCATCTGACTGAGTGGAGCAATCTCACTCAATTTGCTTTTCAGTTCACTCAGGATCACGTTATGATCCGGTTGGGAAGTAGTATCAGGGGATGATTGGAGTTTTGACAATGCGTTTTCTATCTCTTGGCCAAGCAGTTCAATTAGTTCTTGAGATTTCGTAGTGGATAGCTTCTGCTTCTTTGTGACACGATCAAATGCATCTTTGGTGGTATTAAGCTCCATTGTCAAACTGATGAAAAAGCACTCTTTGGTTTTTTGACCGAATTTAGAAAGGGAAAATCACCTGCAATAAAGGGATTGGAAAAGCAAAAGCATCATAAATTTAAGTTCGATGTAAACGAAATCCATGTAACTAAGGAAAAATAAACTTCCTACTTGGTAACTGTCACAATAACTATACCACAGTGACAGGAAGCATGTATATGACAACAAAGAAAATCCTTAGCATAGACATCCTCTATAATTGCACGTAAGATAGCAATTTGCACAGTTGGCACACTATTTTTTATCTAACAACTACTGTAATATGTTATAAGGTACAAATACAAAATTACACATGCCACAATTAGTGCTGCTACCACTAGAAAAACTGACCACCCCAATTCAGATTATGTCACTGTCAAGTGAACCAAAAGTTATAACTATATAGGCAGGCACCAAGCCACAAAACGACGAAAAATATCCTTGAACAGAAGCCATACGGTGTATTATTTCATCCCTAAATAGGATGTCCAACCTACGTTCCTTTTAGCCTTTCCTAATTCCCTTGTGAATACCATGTTGAATAGTTGTACTATGATCACTTTGGGGTTCCCATGAGCAGTAAAACCTCAAATGAAATTTGTTCATCCACACGACCGATTTAAACAGCCAAAAATAAGTTGGAAGACTTTTTGCCTggtctttttcttcaaaaaaatgttgCATTTTGTTTGCAGATGCATCCATGGCATCTATGCTATCTGTGCTCAGACTCTCCTACTGCCACCAGTGCATATTTTCTAATGCAATTCGCCTACTTCCATCTTATCGTTGTTTCTATGAGGCAAACATGCAAGAAAGTATGTTTTTCCTAGCAGCCACTTGATTGATAATTAATAGCATGAACAAGAAGATATTTAATAGGCATCAACAAGAAGATGACATCCATGATTCTACTCATTCAACCATCCTGCTTCCTAGACTGTACCTTGTTCAATCTTCCCATCCTTCTGATCAAAATCAATGAACAAAATGGACCAAGcctcaaaacaaaaacaaaaaaaattaggcctTAAATTTTTACCATTTTCCCAGTTTTGTTCCAATCAAATGCAAGTTCCGTTTAGCTCCAAACATATAGCCCAACTCCAAGCTATCTAGGTCACTAGTAGCATGGTCTAATTGTTAcagtcttgggtagaactcaacccaaAAGATAGCTATTgtagtgagggtgccctcacttCATTACTTTGGCACCAAAGCTAGTTATATGTGACATTACTTTGGCACCAAGGCAGCATGGGATTTCACTTCCCATCATCTCTCATGCGCAGCGTGCTCACTTAGCAACATCTACAACGTGCAGGGAAGAGACACACCCTACCTGTCCCTAGTACCTAAAACCACGATACACACGTCTTGGGTAGAGGTGTAGaaaacaaccccaaaagctactagctattgaagtgaagtgccctcacgcttatataaTTCACATTACTTAGgtacccaagcaatgtgagattttGCTTCACAGGTGTATCACCAGGAACATCTATCATAGCACCTCAAAAAGTTCAGTTATTGGTATGCCAAAAGGGGTTCATAGCTGATGTTTGACATATTTCAAATGACATGGTAACAGAGAGCCTTATAACAACAAACACAGTGCTGTAAATCAGAATCAACAGAGAACCTTATAACAACAAAAAGTGGTCAAAATGCTTTAAATCAGAATCATAAACTCAATATGATGGAAGTTATGACATAGTATCACAAACTGAATATGACCAAATAGATCTACAAAACCATATTAAGATGCCTGATGTAACTGTTGGAATATAGTCAATTTAAGTTGTACTTTTGAAAATTATGCAGAAGTATAATTGGAAGGTTAGGGCCACATGCACAACTTCTAGGAGAAAAGGgggaaagaagaaacaaaattaactctagaaaaagaagaagaaatcatgAAACCACTGGAcacaatgaaacaaatatattttgGCATATATACGTGAAATGAACCCAACAAACCGATTTGATTCACCATACAAACAATATGAACATGAAATGTGAATTGCAAATGATCGTAAATCGTAGTGCATACCGAGGAACTTGCCTTAACTGACAAATCGAGAGAACCGTACATGGGCTCATTTGAAcccatgttttttattttggttaagttaaagtttattgaaacaAACCTGCGCATTGCAGGAtcaaaggggcataccccagatcatcacaaaaaaaaaaagagagaacaattaCACCAAGGGCATACAAAGCCACTCTACTGAAAAAAACAAGACATTCTCAGCCACAGACTGAACTAGCTCCTTGGACCAAAAAACCTACGGCTAATAGACCATGTTCGTGAAATGAATACGATGCACAGAGGAGCAATTATTGCAGGGAAATTTTTTGACTTGGGGTGATTCGCAGAAATATTACCGGCAGGAATTCATCAATTCATCATTTGAGATTCATCAATTCACCATTTGAGACTATCTTTTCATTGGAATTTGGATGGAGCCCAAATACGCACTTTTTTACGGCAGAGCCGTGAAACTAATTTACTGCACTCAATCGCGCGCgttcaaatgtgttttggatggtccggattttgaaaaaactattcactagaagagtttaactcttcgcgtgaatagatttttttaaattccgACCATTGATTGCCAAAACGGATGGCTGAGATTGCAcgaagccgtgaataagtttctctcatacTACATATGATATATCCTTTCGCCTTATCATATACATGAAAATATCTTTCCATATATTTCAAATATCATGACCAAATCAAAGTGATTCATGattcaaaaaattcacattttcaaCTCCCAATTTGAAACCATGAGGTAAAATATAATAGTCGTACATGCCACCTAGTAGGGTCAATAGAAATTAATTAGGTGGATCATTTCTCCACAATTCTACTCATCATCTTCAAACCAGAAGAGTGGAATGTTTTGGTTGATGAAGTGGAACTTCTTTTCGGTTCAGTACAGTCAAGCTAAGAGTTCTAGATGATTAGTTTTGGAGAATCAAAATTTGGTTAGCTTTACAGAACCCTTCCCTTTAATGTACCTATGCAATGGGGCTTTCCCTTCCTCTCTTTGTAACGACTAGTATCTGGTTAAGAcaacggaaaaagaaaaaactcaaaaagctcAGGACATGATTGGAGACTATAGTTTCCAGAAACGTGCTTACAACAAGAAGGGTCAAGATCTACCGATGCCACATCCATGAGATCAATGTCACCAGTATTTGCCATGTAAACCCCATGCATAGCACAAGACAAATAGAGCAATAAAAGTTATCAACCTTGAGAACAATGCATTTATACATTCATTTTAAATATATCCATTTTCTTTGGGTACAGGTTTGAATCATAAAAGTATACATTCAAGTGTAACACGATCACTTTACTAACTTTATTGCGTCTATAGAAAGAATCAAAGAATCATTCATATCTATTTGCGCACAGATTGGATGGCTTTGATAGCAGTTAAGAGTTATAGCATCATCCTCTATTACCGAATATAATTCATTGAAACCTTGTAtcttcagttttttttaaaaactaatgtAGAGAAAGTTAGTTCCAATGTTTGATTCTTGATAGcttgaatcaatcaagaaatCTCAAATAATTCATTCCCCTTGCAATGAATTTCACCTAAAGCATGAGTTCATGCTTCATCTTATATCCTGTACCCCAGTCCTTTTCCGCCTCCCTGCAATTCTAGAACTCTTTAGCAACTACTGATTCATAATCCTACAATACAATATTGACATATCCTAATCATTGTACGAGCCACGGcgagccgagctttgaagtGTTTGAGTTCGGCTTGAGCTCTAGTAAAGCCCAAATAATCGAGCTCGATCTCAGCTCATTTAAATAATCAAGGTGTTTGAGCTCTGTTTGTTTACCAAACAAGCCTCTATTAAATGCAAGCTTacacaaacgagccgagctttcaAGCCGAGTTacaactcgagctcgagcttgacgCGTATACTAACAGGCCGAGCCCATAACAAGTTGAGCCTCGAGCTGCTCGTGAACATCTCGGTTTGTTTGCAGGCCTATCAgcattcaaattttaattttttacttagtCCATAAACaaggagaaaatagaaacatcgagaaaattttcagtaccCGTTCAAGAGCATTGCACCTCCCTTTCTTCCCCTATTACGACCTAATAGGGATGCAGTTGCCCGTGCCAAGGAGATTACACAACTCGGGAGGCAACCTACAAGCTCTTGTGACAAAAGTACCAATGGATTGTCACCATGATTCAATGTGTACGGTATACGTAAAGCATCTATTGTTGCCAAGATAGAATAAATAGCTTAAGAAAATATAGTTATGTAGTGGCCACCAAGTTAAACTAAACATACATTTTTACAAAGTACTCACAACTATAGTTGTTGTCTAACAATAGTCATAATATTCGGCCCAAATTTATGCATGCTAAACTTTAGGCTCGACATTATAACACATTAGACAAGGACAATGTTGCAACTATATGCATAAAATACATGCTCAATTTAAGTTGATCAAGTTAATCATCGTTAAAGGTTAAAACAATTCTTTCTTAAGCTATTTGCTATATTATAGAGACTAGATGTTTGCCTCATACTCTACAAACTGAATCATGTTGGTAGCCCATTGGTACTTTCACCACAAGAACTTTTGGTTTGCCTCCTTGGTCATTATTCTCCTTGGCTCGGGCAATTGGATGCTATTGGATCCTTAACAGGTTGTAGCTGATTCACTTTTCTTGTATTAAAAAGAACATCGAGTCTGTCGACCAACTGTTTATAACTTCAAGAGGAAGAGAGGGAGGTGCAAATCTCAAGAACAGCTAACTAACAAATATTTCTATAAGCTAGCAATTTTAATTGTTCCCATTGTTTAGGTGCTTTGATTTGTATAGCATGATAATGATGGATACACCAATTCTGAATAGTAAAATTTCTAATGTAGGAAGAAAAGGGTGCTCAATTGTGGGGAGGTGAAGAAGGGACATGGATAGACATTACAAGATAATGAATCAACACAGGATTTATGTGAAAAATAATGCAGCTTGAAATGATGTTTGGAATTTCTTTAATTGAATCAAGATACCTAAAATTAAACACTATAAACTAACAGGTTCGTATTTTtctcataaaccaaaatttgaaataacaaTTGTGGACGAGTTTCATCGGTAACAGATAAAGGTCTCTTATCATTCTAGCTGCCATCGTTAGTCATCCTATATGAGTTCAAATAGGTATCTTGAGTCCTTCTACAACTACAAGAAATTAAAGCCCATCACCCTTTGCAAAACACTACATATTGGTTTACAATACGTCAGATAGTGGTCTCATACTACACCAAGAGTAGTCATCACATTTCCTATTGGTTttatattagtatttttttacttGGCAAACAAATTAAATTGAAGCATACAAGGTTTGGTCAAGTTGCGCCGCTGGTTGGTCCATTTCGGCGCTGATTTGTAtaaaattgacactttctttttatatatattgCCACAAATTAttatctatgaatctataaccAACACTGTTTTCTCTACTAAGCATGTACCATCTACACAACATACATAACAATAAGATTACATGGTACTCCAGCTCGCATAAAATGCTAGGTCACAGGCAAAAAACTCTGATTCAATAAAGTCATACAAAGACCATCCGATCAGATTTTTTGGAGAAAAACTGCAAGTTAATATCTTTGTTCCCATCATTCACAGTTGACCACAACGTAGaggaaagagaagggaaaaaaaaaaagttaactacATAAAACTTTGGATCCTTTATCACTCATTTCATTTcggttatttttaaaaacaccCATTTTAGTActtacaaaaaacaaataagatcAAAAGACCAAGTAAGTTGCTAAAGTATGTAGACAATGGAATTGAGTAAACAAGAGCCATTAGTTTTTACGGAAAATCTCCACATCACATGGGTGTGTAAGATACGTGTATAACCAAACAGAGTTCCATCAAATGGCAACCCTATAAGGTGGAGTAGTTGatatcaacaccaagaaattCTGATCATCACAAAACTAACAGGAAACAGTGATGTGCTATGATATAGCTTCGAAGCATTCAGCTGCTGCAAAAACAAGTACTGTAAGATGGGAAATACTAGAGACTACAGTTTTGAGCACCAAAAACCGTATCTCTCACCGGTGAGCTCACCCCCGTGAGTGCAGTGGTGGTTAAGCAGAAAAAATTTGGCGTCCCCCTGATAATGGGATGAAAGAAGATGTCTGTCTAGAGTTTTGTTTGCTCCAATACTATATCGTGTCGGATACCGGACTGTCTTAATGGAACACATCTAATTCTTATGTCAAGGACCCTGGAACAGTCCATTACGAATAgttgtgccactttttaaatcaaagaaTAAAGCAATGTCAtgcataaatattttttttggcacCAAATTAAATCTCAATTTAGCACGAAAATTACATATGAAAGGGCTCTGTCATTTTATTTGGAAGTAGCACGATTTCTTGTAGTGGGCTATCAATTAGGAACAGAGTGAGTAACATTTTTATTATGTTTTCCTTTCATATTATGAGATAAATTGGGTTCACAAAGTGACACGGATTATTTCATGCAGGTATTGATATTGTCGCATCTGGATGTGTGTTGGCATTCGTGATACAGCCTTGTATTGAGCGATATCCGACAATATTCTCCAAGATATGACTATCACATCAAAAAGGTATGGATGACAATTCGCAGCCCAATGTATACCTGCCCCACACCCAATTGAGATGGCATACCATTGATTTTATCCCAATACGAGCGGTTATGGTGGAATTTAAAAAATCTTCG
Proteins encoded in this window:
- the LOC131303335 gene encoding protein RMD5 homolog, translated to MELNTTKDAFDRVTKKQKLSTTKSQELIELLGQEIENALSKLQSSPDTTSQPDHNVILSELKSKLSEIAPLSQMEGTQKELNIALSKYPKILEKLFNPDIAKAYRSVDFDTHTINQIIANHFYREGMFDLCDCFVNEAKETEAATMRTPFMEMYEILNAMKSRDLKPALTWAAANRDKLKQNGSHLDLKLHRLQFVEILQTRGRDEALNYAKTFLVPFALDHMAEFQKLMACLLWAGRLDISPYADLLLPTHWDDLIEEVNRQFCNILGQPFQSPLSVTVAAGVQGLPTLLKLMNVMMGKKQEWQSMKQLPVPVDLDTEFQFHSVFVCPVSREQASEENPPMLLSCGHVLCKQSITKLSKNNSTRPFKCPYCPSEVEVSKCRQLYL